Proteins from one Vibrio coralliirubri genomic window:
- a CDS encoding glycosyl hydrolase family 18 protein, with protein sequence MKKNNTMLSKSLITLSVIASLSGTYSPNSNAQPNTWEDAEKVFNSYQADASLLPVSAYFSNWGHYGRKFDVQDVVNHYDKLVYSFMGICGTQGTGTAVNSVESVCENGKYLDDDSRVPYADYTIVFTDPQADYQSDLGAGGAAWPTAQFEHGQENAGGLIAVLREAKELKPSLELAFSVGGWSLSEPFSRMAGSAENRAIFINSAVQWFANYPMFDQIDIDWEYPGGGGLEGNSESSDDGKNYALLIKELRMALDNKGMSNKKIAIAAGAPTDKLDASNLKALIDNGLDSIHLMSYDFMGEWQTRLAHQTNLSGSLSYVGENGEEFNSAENAINYMIDVLQIPANKIHIGYANYSRNAGNANINSVSPLVGTFTPGLSNNDSYEEGVSELFDYEGKVVDYSDSGVSGLQGFELYTDTDANADFLYNEQSKQFLSIETPRSVYAKAKFAKDNNLGGVFTWMADHDPGYHLNAARDALGYKATNTMLNMDKLINSCGFIGIEKQKMSDRMCEKLTNIGSLLNDLYPSLVAPAMAFNHSVVDKIQDFYAEAILENGDHLFTCTGSVCKAEKNELLLQSADNGKFGVLGDYHHTVGEPGHITFNVKQGGVNGEVVESKTLPVLYTSGNHWEHLYSDNFSEVQQSLFARPHQMYKTNVVVFEPSDKALQLPYPNLSAWADSFVKIANVSTMPLTVESLDENFRVNNTYTVEPGSESIWRPKLGEWVLW encoded by the coding sequence ATGAAAAAAAATAATACAATGTTATCTAAAAGCTTAATTACTTTAAGTGTTATAGCATCACTGAGTGGTACTTACTCACCAAATTCAAATGCTCAACCAAACACGTGGGAAGATGCAGAAAAGGTGTTCAACAGTTATCAAGCTGATGCTTCTCTTTTACCTGTGTCAGCCTACTTTTCTAACTGGGGGCATTATGGGCGTAAGTTTGATGTTCAAGATGTTGTAAACCATTACGATAAGCTCGTTTATTCCTTTATGGGCATCTGTGGTACGCAAGGTACGGGTACCGCTGTTAACTCGGTTGAGTCTGTCTGTGAAAATGGTAAGTATCTTGATGACGACTCTCGGGTTCCTTATGCGGATTATACTATTGTGTTTACCGACCCTCAGGCAGACTATCAGTCGGATCTTGGCGCTGGTGGTGCAGCATGGCCAACTGCTCAGTTTGAACATGGGCAAGAAAACGCTGGTGGACTCATCGCTGTACTCAGAGAAGCTAAAGAACTGAAACCTTCGTTAGAATTAGCGTTTAGTGTTGGTGGTTGGTCTTTATCTGAACCGTTTTCTCGTATGGCTGGTTCAGCTGAGAACCGCGCCATATTTATCAATAGTGCGGTTCAATGGTTTGCTAACTATCCAATGTTTGATCAAATCGATATCGATTGGGAATACCCTGGCGGTGGTGGTTTAGAAGGGAACTCTGAGTCTAGCGATGATGGCAAAAACTATGCGTTACTTATTAAAGAGTTGCGAATGGCGTTGGATAACAAAGGCATGTCTAACAAGAAAATCGCGATCGCAGCTGGTGCGCCAACGGATAAGCTAGATGCTTCAAACTTGAAAGCACTTATTGATAACGGTTTAGACTCGATTCACTTGATGAGTTACGACTTTATGGGTGAGTGGCAAACACGCTTAGCGCATCAAACAAACCTATCGGGTAGTTTGTCTTATGTTGGCGAAAATGGTGAAGAGTTTAACTCTGCAGAAAATGCTATCAACTACATGATCGATGTTCTCCAAATCCCAGCTAATAAAATTCATATTGGTTACGCTAACTACAGCCGTAATGCGGGTAACGCGAATATCAACAGTGTTTCGCCTCTTGTAGGGACGTTCACGCCGGGTTTATCAAACAATGATAGTTATGAAGAAGGTGTATCTGAACTGTTCGACTACGAAGGTAAAGTTGTGGACTATTCAGACTCAGGAGTGAGTGGGTTACAAGGCTTCGAACTGTATACAGATACAGATGCAAATGCCGATTTTTTGTACAACGAGCAGAGCAAACAATTCTTAAGTATTGAAACCCCTCGTTCGGTCTATGCCAAAGCGAAATTTGCTAAAGACAACAATCTGGGTGGTGTCTTTACGTGGATGGCGGATCATGATCCTGGCTATCATCTAAATGCGGCACGTGATGCACTAGGGTATAAAGCAACCAATACTATGCTCAATATGGATAAGTTAATAAATAGTTGCGGTTTTATCGGTATCGAAAAGCAAAAAATGTCAGATCGTATGTGTGAAAAGTTGACCAACATCGGCTCCCTATTAAATGACCTTTATCCATCTTTAGTTGCTCCGGCTATGGCTTTTAATCACTCAGTTGTAGATAAAATCCAAGATTTTTATGCTGAAGCTATACTTGAAAATGGAGACCACCTTTTTACTTGCACAGGTTCCGTATGCAAAGCAGAGAAAAATGAACTGCTTTTACAAAGTGCTGATAATGGAAAATTTGGCGTTCTCGGTGACTATCATCACACTGTAGGCGAACCTGGTCATATCACATTTAATGTGAAACAAGGAGGAGTGAATGGTGAAGTAGTAGAATCAAAAACGTTACCTGTACTTTATACTAGTGGTAACCACTGGGAGCATTTGTATTCAGATAACTTTTCTGAGGTACAACAAAGTCTATTTGCCCGCCCGCATCAGATGTACAAGACAAACGTGGTTGTATTCGAACCCAGCGATAAAGCTTTACAATTACCTTACCCCAATTTGTCTGCGTGGGCAGATAGCTTCGTGAAAATTGCCAATGTATCAACTATGCCTTTGACAGTTGAGTCGCTTGATGAAAACTTTAGGGTAAATAATACATATACTGTTGAACCTGGAAGTGAGTCTATTTGGCGACCAAAACTAGGAGAGTGGGTACTGTGGTAG
- a CDS encoding glycosyl hydrolase family 18 protein, whose amino-acid sequence MLALDLTGNLNQFMGSVNIVVVKFKRFFVALFLPSLALANDVKIVDKGDVLFGYYQGNLVTNFNEFGDRIDLNWRGRDGEVLSKSPYYLKDKVGQYLTFCVLDKEELCTSITYSSSEYSWTIESRSDVNLAELKVQILRNDELYTGDDIISLTDSIVTEGITNFIYQEHKTTNGDVLANYMADSGLDPHTNNLYLRGEATEPKVKQVQACSVIGYKYGAPTTLSSCSPFYDVKTSDTWEDAEKVFNSYQADASLLPVSAYFSNWGHYGRKFDVQDVVNHYDKLVYSFMGICGTQGTGTAVNSIESVCENGKYLDDDSRVPYADYTIVFTDPQADYQSDLGAGGPAWSTAQFEHGQENAGGLIAVLREAKKLKPSLELAFSVGGWSLSEPFSRMVSSAESRSVFVNSAVQWFVNYPMFDQIDIDWEYPGGGGLEGNSESSDDGKNYELLIKELRTALDNKGMSNKKIAIAAGAPTDKLDASNLKALIDNGLDSIHLMSYDFMGEWQTRLAHQTNLSGSLSYVGENGEEFNSAENAINYMIDVLQIPANKIHIGYANYSRNAGNANINSVSPLVGTFTPGLSNNDSYQEGVSELFDYEGKVVGYSDAGVSGLQGFELYTDTDANADFLYNEQSKQFLSIETPRSVYAKAKFAKDNNLGGVFAWMADHDPGYHLNAARDALGYKATNTMLNMDKLINSCGFIGIEKQKMSDRMCEKLTNIGSLLNDLYPSIVAPAMAFNHSVVDKIQDFYAEAILENGDHLFTCTGSVCKAEKNELLLQSADNGKFGVVGDYHHTVGEPGHITFNVKQGGVNGEVVESKTLPVLYTSGNHWEHLYSDNFSEVQQSLFARPHQMYKTNVVVFEPSDKALQLPYPNLSAWADSFVKIANVSTMPLTVESLDENFRVNNTYTVEPGSESIWRPKLGEWVLW is encoded by the coding sequence TTGTTAGCTTTGGATTTAACAGGTAATCTAAATCAATTCATGGGGAGTGTTAATATAGTGGTTGTTAAGTTTAAAAGGTTTTTTGTAGCTCTATTTTTGCCGTCACTGGCTTTAGCGAATGACGTTAAAATTGTTGATAAAGGAGATGTTTTATTTGGTTACTATCAAGGTAACTTAGTAACAAACTTCAATGAGTTTGGGGATAGGATTGATTTGAACTGGAGAGGCCGAGATGGCGAGGTCCTGTCTAAAAGCCCTTATTACTTAAAAGACAAGGTAGGACAATATCTGACGTTCTGTGTTTTAGATAAAGAGGAGCTCTGTACAAGTATAACTTATTCATCGTCCGAATATAGCTGGACAATAGAGAGCCGCTCCGATGTGAATTTGGCCGAACTAAAAGTTCAAATATTGCGTAACGACGAGTTATATACGGGAGATGACATAATTTCTCTGACTGACTCAATCGTAACCGAAGGTATAACCAATTTTATATATCAAGAGCATAAAACAACTAACGGGGATGTGCTTGCTAATTATATGGCTGATAGTGGTCTCGATCCACATACAAACAACCTCTATCTCCGTGGTGAAGCGACGGAGCCAAAAGTAAAGCAAGTTCAAGCCTGCAGTGTGATAGGCTATAAGTATGGTGCTCCAACTACCCTCAGTTCATGTTCGCCATTTTATGATGTGAAAACTTCAGACACGTGGGAAGATGCAGAAAAGGTGTTCAACAGTTATCAAGCTGATGCTTCTCTTTTACCTGTGTCAGCCTACTTTTCTAACTGGGGGCATTATGGGCGTAAGTTTGATGTTCAAGATGTTGTAAACCATTACGATAAGCTCGTTTATTCCTTTATGGGCATCTGTGGTACGCAAGGTACGGGTACCGCTGTTAACTCGATTGAGTCTGTCTGTGAAAATGGTAAGTATCTTGATGACGACTCTCGGGTCCCTTATGCGGATTATACTATTGTGTTTACCGACCCTCAGGCAGACTATCAGTCGGATCTTGGCGCTGGTGGTCCAGCATGGTCAACTGCTCAGTTTGAACATGGGCAAGAAAACGCTGGTGGACTCATCGCTGTACTCAGAGAAGCTAAAAAACTGAAACCCTCTTTGGAGTTAGCGTTTAGTGTTGGTGGTTGGTCTTTGTCTGAACCATTCTCTCGTATGGTTAGTTCAGCCGAAAGCCGTAGTGTATTTGTGAACAGTGCTGTTCAGTGGTTCGTTAACTACCCTATGTTTGATCAAATCGATATCGATTGGGAATACCCAGGCGGTGGCGGTTTAGAAGGGAACTCTGAGTCTAGTGATGATGGCAAAAACTATGAGTTACTTATTAAAGAGTTGCGCACGGCGTTGGATAACAAAGGCATGTCTAACAAGAAAATCGCGATCGCAGCTGGTGCCCCAACGGATAAGCTAGATGCTTCAAACTTGAAAGCACTTATTGATAACGGTTTGGACTCAATTCACTTGATGAGTTACGACTTTATGGGCGAGTGGCAAACACGCTTAGCGCATCAAACAAACCTATCGGGTAGTTTGTCTTATGTTGGCGAAAATGGTGAAGAGTTTAACTCTGCAGAAAATGCTATTAACTACATGATCGATGTTCTCCAAATCCCAGCTAATAAAATTCATATTGGTTACGCTAACTACAGCCGTAATGCGGGTAACGCGAATATTAACAGTGTTTCGCCTCTTGTAGGGACGTTCACGCCGGGTTTATCAAACAATGATAGTTATCAAGAAGGTGTATCTGAACTGTTCGACTACGAAGGTAAAGTCGTGGGCTATTCAGACGCAGGAGTGAGTGGGTTACAAGGCTTCGAACTGTATACAGATACAGATGCAAATGCCGATTTTTTGTACAATGAGCAGAGCAAACAGTTCTTAAGTATTGAAACCCCACGTTCGGTCTATGCCAAAGCGAAATTTGCTAAAGACAACAATCTGGGTGGTGTCTTTGCGTGGATGGCGGATCATGATCCTGGCTATCATCTAAATGCGGCACGTGATGCACTAGGGTATAAAGCAACCAATACTATGCTCAATATGGATAAGTTAATAAATAGTTGCGGTTTTATCGGTATCGAAAAGCAAAAAATGTCAGATCGTATGTGTGAAAAGTTGACCAACATCGGCTCCCTATTAAATGACCTTTATCCATCAATAGTTGCTCCGGCTATGGCTTTTAATCACTCAGTTGTAGATAAAATCCAAGATTTTTATGCTGAAGCTATACTTGAAAATGGAGACCACCTTTTTACTTGCACAGGTTCCGTATGCAAAGCAGAGAAAAATGAACTGCTTTTACAAAGTGCTGATAATGGAAAATTTGGCGTTGTCGGTGACTATCATCACACTGTAGGCGAACCTGGTCATATCACATTTAATGTGAAACAAGGAGGAGTGAATGGTGAAGTAGTAGAATCAAAAACGTTACCTGTACTTTATACTAGTGGTAACCACTGGGAGCATTTGTATTCAGATAACTTTTCTGAGGTACAACAAAGTCTATTTGCCCGCCCGCATCAGATGTACAAGACAAACGTGGTTGTATTCGAACCCAGCGATAAAGCTTTACAATTACCTTACCCCAATTTGTCTGCGTGGGCAGATAGCTTCGTGAAAATTGCCAATGTATCAACTATGCCTTTGACAGTTGAGTCGCTTGATGAAAACTTTAGGGTAAATAATACATATACTGTTGAACCTGGAAGTGAGTCTATTTGGCGACCAAAACTAGGAGAGTGGGTACTGTGGTAG
- a CDS encoding IS5 family transposase: MPKPRYKTINWKLYNQSLINRGRPRRFSDLAITTALMVKRVFSMPLRALQGFIDSVFGLAHVPLSCPHYTCISRRAKQVEVSFKTKMKGAIQYLAIDATGLKVYGEGEWKVKKHGTDGKRRVWRKLHIAVDTSTHEIIAAELSLSTVTDSEVLPNLLKQTRRSILEVSGDGAYDTRACHAAIKMKRAVALIPPREGAAFWERGHPRNLAVGCQKSYGSNKYWKERYGYHKRSPTETAMYRAKQLLGGRLSLRNYNAQVGETYAMIKALNKLTGLGMPETCRVD, translated from the coding sequence ATGCCTAAACCTCGTTACAAAACAATCAACTGGAAACTATACAACCAATCACTCATTAACCGCGGGAGACCACGTCGGTTCAGTGATTTGGCTATCACGACAGCGCTCATGGTGAAACGAGTTTTTTCTATGCCATTGAGAGCGCTGCAAGGATTTATCGACTCAGTATTTGGACTTGCCCATGTTCCATTAAGCTGTCCGCATTACACTTGCATCAGTCGTAGAGCAAAGCAAGTTGAGGTTTCATTTAAGACTAAAATGAAAGGAGCAATACAGTACCTAGCCATTGATGCGACGGGCCTTAAGGTTTATGGCGAAGGCGAATGGAAAGTCAAAAAACACGGGACGGATGGCAAGCGTAGAGTCTGGCGAAAGCTGCATATTGCCGTTGATACAAGCACTCATGAAATTATTGCAGCCGAGCTAAGTTTATCGACGGTTACAGATAGCGAAGTCCTTCCTAACTTACTGAAACAAACACGCCGAAGTATCCTTGAGGTGTCTGGTGATGGCGCTTACGACACGAGAGCGTGTCACGCAGCTATTAAGATGAAGCGAGCCGTTGCGCTTATTCCCCCAAGAGAAGGGGCTGCCTTCTGGGAGCGTGGTCATCCTCGAAATCTTGCAGTAGGCTGCCAGAAGTCATACGGCTCAAACAAGTATTGGAAAGAGCGGTATGGTTACCACAAACGCTCACCCACAGAAACGGCGATGTATCGAGCTAAACAGTTGCTAGGAGGACGATTGAGCTTAAGAAATTACAATGCACAGGTGGGTGAAACTTACGCGATGATAAAAGCGTTGAACAAGCTCACTGGGTTAGGCATGCCTGAAACTTGTCGTGTTGACTAA
- a CDS encoding Ig-like domain-containing protein, with product MKMDSESVIIDATDYVINSTETKPMLNEVSGAQFGTVKIIPETLKFTYTPNTLAYGVETLTYTVTGNKEQ from the coding sequence ATGAAGATGGATTCCGAATCCGTTATCATCGATGCTACCGACTATGTTATTAACAGTACCGAAACTAAACCGATGTTAAACGAGGTATCCGGGGCGCAGTTCGGTACTGTAAAAATCATTCCAGAAACTCTCAAATTCACTTATACACCCAACACCCTGGCCTACGGTGTAGAGACTTTGACCTATACCGTAACAGGCAATAAAGAGCAGTAA
- a CDS encoding glycosyl hydrolase family 18 protein has translation MNESNTMLSKSLITLSVIASLSGIYSPNSNAQPNTWEDAEKVFNSYQADASLLPVSAYFSNWGHYGRKFDVQDVVNHYDKLVYSFMGICGTQGTGTAVNSVESVCENGKYLDDDSRVPYADYTIVFTDPQADYQSDLGAGGAAWPTAQFEHGQENAGGLIAVLREAKELKPSLELAFSVGGWSLSEPFSRMAGSAENRAIFINSAVQWFANYPMFDQIDIDWEYPGGGGLEGNSESSDDGKNYALLIKELRMALDNKGMSNKKIAIAAGAPTDKLDASNLKALIDNGLDSIHLMSYDFMGEWQTRLAHQTNLSGSLSYVGENGEEFNSAENAINYMIDVLQIPANKIHIGYANYSRNAGKANINSVSPLVGTFTPGLSNNDSYEEGVSELFDYEGKVVDYSDSGVSGLQGYEVYTDTDANADFLFNAQNKQFLSIETPRSTYAKARFARQNNLGGVFTWMADHDPGYHLNAARVGLGYNTTHTVLDMSTLVNDCGYTDLNHTTLTPMQCNRITNNGAVLLSTPEQVKQLNQEMSQLLSEGHLTVEIPEEAEAFNPMYDLVRLGNPAPGLKITIKNKSSGLIRLFGGGNTAPGVISAGQTKTIGTTEGSRHRRYWDY, from the coding sequence ATGAATGAAAGTAATACAATGTTATCTAAAAGCTTAATTACTTTAAGTGTTATAGCATCACTGAGTGGCATTTACTCACCAAATTCAAATGCTCAACCAAACACGTGGGAAGATGCAGAAAAGGTGTTCAACAGTTATCAAGCTGATGCTTCTCTTTTACCTGTGTCAGCCTACTTTTCTAACTGGGGGCATTATGGGCGTAAGTTTGATGTTCAAGATGTTGTAAACCATTACGATAAGCTCGTTTATTCCTTTATGGGCATCTGTGGTACGCAAGGTACGGGTACCGCTGTTAACTCGGTTGAGTCTGTCTGTGAAAATGGTAAGTATCTTGATGACGACTCTCGGGTTCCTTATGCGGATTATACTATTGTGTTTACCGACCCTCAGGCAGACTATCAGTCGGATCTTGGCGCTGGTGGTGCAGCATGGCCAACTGCTCAGTTTGAACATGGGCAAGAAAACGCTGGTGGACTCATCGCTGTACTCAGAGAAGCTAAAGAACTGAAACCTTCGTTAGAATTAGCGTTTAGTGTTGGTGGTTGGTCTTTATCTGAACCGTTTTCTCGTATGGCTGGTTCAGCTGAGAACCGCGCCATATTTATCAATAGTGCGGTTCAATGGTTTGCTAACTATCCAATGTTTGATCAAATCGATATCGATTGGGAATACCCTGGCGGTGGTGGTTTAGAAGGGAACTCTGAGTCTAGCGATGATGGCAAAAACTATGCGTTACTTATTAAAGAGTTGCGAATGGCGTTGGATAACAAAGGCATGTCTAACAAGAAAATCGCGATCGCAGCTGGTGCGCCAACGGATAAGCTAGATGCTTCAAACTTGAAAGCACTTATTGATAACGGTTTAGACTCGATTCACTTGATGAGTTACGACTTTATGGGTGAGTGGCAAACACGCTTAGCGCATCAAACAAACCTATCGGGTAGTTTGTCTTATGTTGGCGAAAATGGTGAAGAGTTTAACTCTGCAGAAAATGCTATCAACTACATGATCGATGTTCTCCAAATCCCGGCTAATAAAATTCATATTGGTTACGCTAACTACAGCCGTAATGCGGGTAAAGCGAATATTAACAGTGTTTCGCCTCTTGTAGGGACGTTCACACCGGGCTTATCGAATAATGATAGTTATGAAGAAGGTGTATCTGAACTGTTCGACTACGAAGGTAAAGTTGTGGACTATTCAGACTCAGGAGTGAGTGGGTTACAAGGGTATGAAGTCTATACCGATACGGATGCTAACGCCGACTTTTTGTTTAATGCACAAAATAAACAGTTCTTGAGTATTGAAACACCACGTTCAACCTACGCGAAAGCCCGATTTGCAAGACAAAACAATTTAGGAGGTGTGTTTACGTGGATGGCGGATCACGATCCTGGCTACCACTTAAATGCCGCAAGAGTGGGACTAGGTTACAACACTACACATACCGTTTTGGATATGAGTACATTAGTCAATGATTGTGGCTATACCGATCTAAACCATACAACTCTAACGCCAATGCAGTGTAATCGCATCACTAATAACGGCGCAGTACTTCTATCAACCCCAGAGCAGGTTAAACAGCTTAATCAAGAAATGAGCCAGTTATTAAGTGAAGGGCATCTGACTGTCGAAATACCAGAAGAAGCAGAGGCTTTTAACCCAATGTATGATTTAGTTCGACTTGGCAATCCAGCTCCGGGTTTAAAAATCACTATTAAAAACAAATCTTCAGGGTTGATTCGACTGTTTGGTGGCGGAAATACCGCCCCTGGAGTTATTTCTGCAGGGCAGACAAAAACAATTGGCACAACTGAGGGGAGTAGACATCGACGTTATTGGGATTATTAG
- a CDS encoding Ig-like domain-containing protein: MLENKLNLLTQLLFISMKTISLQSCVPFVTLALLFGCYDSSEGFRGEEPSERPSINTPSISAQDFQVSSIKMDSESVIIDATDYVINSTETKPMLKEVSGAQFGTVKIIPGTLEFTYTPNNLAYGVETLTYTVTDNKEQQASARIQIGIDAPNPPQISDILITEHSDLLTTVVTCSDCDLAQTAYQYDIDGNSVSNDSEHYSLNDGDKAREIGVTVTVKSKYCNVVSSNACKTSKGRLIVTGGRITSVSSYNNDSHLGQTISALKNDNSVFTWSFFDNQHVSFPTDKPRISTTNARNTAVLTEAHRVSIIALNGIPNDTGGDTSLVDDKLFDIVSITANLDAFAALRNDGRIITWGHPNSGAVDFSETLTNITNIWGGYVRFLAKNKDGDLAEWGGTECYDKPNDCISIADIQQELGDVTDVIFNSGATAAINDNGTVTTWGVQASGGNTSDVKEALKDVQDVFASPKGFTALRSDGSLVVWGEVDTRGLTANSDGSWSTTPAGRISNGSCYNNGCVGILENNTVVAWGKFHEYADVLEADYVTIGADGFIVVHKDGTVTGWGEDGSIALAANTEPFKSQLINVTQVIASQIGFTALTKEGKVVSLGTFVATPPSDELYGGLTELKKQLNF, from the coding sequence ATGCTTGAAAATAAGTTAAATTTACTAACGCAATTACTTTTTATTTCTATGAAAACTATTTCACTTCAGTCATGTGTACCTTTCGTGACGCTTGCTTTATTGTTTGGTTGTTATGATTCCTCGGAAGGATTTCGAGGTGAAGAACCGTCTGAGCGACCATCAATCAATACACCTAGCATAAGTGCTCAAGACTTCCAAGTATCGTCTATTAAGATGGATTCCGAATCCGTTATCATCGATGCTACCGACTATGTTATTAACAGTACCGAAACTAAACCGATGTTAAAAGAGGTATCCGGAGCGCAGTTCGGTACTGTAAAAATCATTCCAGGAACTCTCGAATTCACTTATACACCCAACAACCTGGCCTACGGTGTAGAGACGTTGACCTATACCGTAACAGACAATAAAGAGCAGCAAGCATCCGCTCGAATTCAAATTGGTATTGACGCTCCCAATCCTCCACAAATTTCGGATATTTTGATAACTGAACATTCCGACTTGTTAACCACAGTTGTAACATGTAGCGATTGCGATTTGGCTCAAACTGCCTATCAATATGACATAGACGGAAACTCAGTTAGTAATGATAGCGAGCACTACTCTCTTAATGATGGCGATAAAGCTCGTGAAATTGGTGTGACGGTTACCGTTAAAAGCAAGTATTGTAATGTTGTGAGCAGTAACGCGTGTAAAACCAGTAAAGGAAGGCTGATTGTGACTGGTGGTCGTATAACTTCGGTCAGCAGTTATAACAATGATTCTCACCTTGGCCAAACAATCAGTGCCCTAAAAAATGATAATTCAGTGTTTACATGGAGTTTTTTCGATAACCAACACGTGTCTTTTCCGACCGACAAGCCGCGTATAAGTACAACAAATGCTCGAAACACAGCAGTCCTTACCGAAGCTCATAGAGTCTCCATAATCGCATTAAACGGTATCCCAAATGACACAGGTGGCGACACTAGTCTTGTAGACGATAAACTGTTTGACATAGTGAGTATAACGGCAAACCTAGATGCGTTTGCTGCGTTAAGGAACGATGGTCGTATTATAACCTGGGGTCATCCAAACAGTGGAGCTGTAGACTTTTCCGAAACACTCACTAACATTACCAACATTTGGGGAGGCTACGTTCGATTTCTAGCAAAGAATAAAGATGGTGACCTAGCAGAATGGGGGGGAACCGAATGTTACGACAAACCGAATGACTGTATTAGCATCGCCGATATCCAGCAAGAACTTGGTGATGTTACCGATGTCATTTTTAATAGTGGAGCTACTGCAGCTATTAATGATAACGGCACTGTGACAACTTGGGGGGTGCAAGCATCTGGAGGAAATACCTCTGACGTCAAAGAGGCTCTTAAAGATGTACAAGATGTGTTCGCTTCACCGAAAGGATTCACTGCGCTTAGAAGCGATGGCTCTTTAGTTGTTTGGGGAGAAGTTGATACTCGAGGCCTGACAGCTAACTCCGATGGTTCTTGGTCTACAACACCGGCTGGACGTATTAGTAATGGTTCCTGTTATAATAACGGTTGCGTAGGGATTCTTGAAAATAACACTGTTGTAGCTTGGGGAAAGTTTCACGAATATGCAGACGTATTAGAGGCCGACTATGTTACCATTGGCGCAGATGGTTTTATTGTTGTGCATAAAGACGGTACTGTAACTGGTTGGGGTGAAGACGGTTCAATCGCACTAGCAGCAAACACTGAGCCTTTTAAGTCTCAGTTAATAAATGTAACCCAAGTTATTGCTAGTCAAATCGGTTTTACTGCGCTAACGAAAGAGGGGAAAGTTGTGTCATTGGGTACTTTTGTCGCTACTCCGCCAAGCGATGAGTTGTATGGCGGATTGACTGAGCTCAAAAAGCAACTCAACTTTTAA